In Deltaproteobacteria bacterium, one genomic interval encodes:
- a CDS encoding ATP-binding cassette domain-containing protein, protein MIEVFRLGVFSRGTTLWDGLDFAFGDAAAWLVAGSPSSGKTLLLSILRGERRPDAGDVVVSGESLYRGNAALARAWRASCGHVPEQMVADARLTVGDLFRRSALAGGGVRESERKDRTDRLLEMVGLPGALAWRIAELSISERVRACLAAELLRGPKVLFCDGVVAGAGIPCREMLWGLFRALAREGNTVVLAERTIPERWALAAGEGEPVGPFRVYRLPVPGAGVTGV, encoded by the coding sequence ATGATCGAGGTGTTCCGTCTGGGGGTCTTCTCCCGGGGGACAACCCTCTGGGACGGACTCGACTTCGCGTTCGGGGACGCCGCGGCGTGGCTCGTCGCCGGGTCCCCGTCGTCGGGGAAGACGTTGCTCCTCTCCATCCTCCGCGGGGAGCGCAGGCCCGATGCCGGGGACGTCGTCGTCTCCGGGGAGTCCCTGTACCGCGGGAACGCCGCCCTTGCCCGCGCCTGGCGCGCTTCCTGCGGCCACGTCCCTGAACAAATGGTCGCCGACGCGCGTCTGACGGTGGGAGACCTCTTTCGCCGCTCCGCCCTTGCCGGGGGAGGCGTGCGGGAAAGCGAGCGGAAGGACCGCACGGATCGGCTCCTCGAGATGGTCGGCCTGCCGGGCGCGTTGGCGTGGAGGATCGCGGAGCTGTCGATCTCCGAACGGGTGCGGGCGTGCCTGGCCGCGGAGCTGCTGCGCGGGCCGAAGGTCCTGTTCTGCGACGGCGTGGTCGCCGGGGCGGGGATCCCGTGCCGGGAGATGCTTTGGGGACTCTTCCGTGCCCTGGCCCGGGAAGGGAACACGGTCGTTCTCGCCGAGCGCACGATCCCCGAGCGGTGGGCCCTGGCCGCGGGCGAAGGGGAGCCCGTTGGCCCGTTCCGGGTGTACCGCCTTCCGGTTCCGGGAGCGGGAGTGACGGGAGTTTAG
- a CDS encoding permease-like cell division protein FtsX: MSERPSLWWIDWHLSRAPLVRETIGRFLFFCLLGFALLSLLLSGGVSRFLADRYAITAVLRAEVPSAEAEGLARKVAALPPVRSAAYRDPEAAWKEFLRAYPGLDPLRGAGGNPIPGYIEIRIRPDRLTGADVDLVTSALRSVSHVEQVLAGEEWLPRMLRAGRLASRVCWGIFGAFLAGFFLVGRLQERGRAVALAGDFAFLAERGVPADRLAFFRAAGAAVSGFLLAAAGTAAGGGALFLFLRKFPFLEGVIGPPSDLLLPRTVAAVVLFSCGASLLSAAASLLGWRAARSGRK, encoded by the coding sequence TTGAGCGAACGGCCTTCCCTGTGGTGGATCGACTGGCATCTTTCGCGGGCCCCCCTCGTCCGGGAGACGATCGGGCGGTTCCTCTTTTTCTGCCTCCTCGGCTTCGCGCTCCTTTCCCTGCTCCTGTCGGGAGGGGTGAGTCGTTTCCTTGCCGACCGGTACGCCATCACCGCGGTGCTGCGCGCGGAGGTCCCTTCCGCCGAGGCGGAAGGGCTGGCGCGAAAGGTCGCCGCCCTTCCCCCGGTGCGCTCCGCGGCGTACCGGGACCCGGAGGCGGCGTGGAAGGAGTTCCTGCGGGCGTACCCGGGCCTGGATCCGCTGCGCGGCGCCGGCGGGAACCCGATACCGGGGTACATCGAGATCCGGATCCGTCCCGACCGGTTGACCGGGGCCGATGTCGACCTCGTCACCTCCGCCCTCCGGTCCGTCTCCCACGTCGAACAGGTTCTGGCGGGGGAGGAATGGCTTCCCCGGATGCTGCGCGCCGGCCGTCTCGCGTCCCGGGTGTGCTGGGGAATCTTCGGCGCCTTCCTCGCCGGCTTCTTCCTTGTCGGTCGTCTTCAGGAGCGGGGGCGCGCGGTCGCCCTCGCGGGTGATTTCGCGTTTCTCGCGGAGCGGGGTGTTCCCGCGGACCGGCTGGCTTTCTTTCGCGCCGCGGGGGCGGCGGTCTCGGGATTCCTCCTCGCCGCCGCCGGAACGGCGGCGGGCGGCGGGGCGTTGTTCCTCTTCCTTCGGAAGTTCCCCTTTCTTGAAGGGGTGATCGGTCCCCCGTCCGACCTCCTTCTTCCCCGGACGGTTGCGGCGGTCGTCCTCTTCTCCTGCGGCGCGTCCCTGCTCTCGGCGGCGGCGTCCCTCCTCGGATGGAGGGCGGCCCGCTCCGGCCGGAAATGA